The sequence below is a genomic window from Penaeus monodon isolate SGIC_2016 unplaced genomic scaffold, NSTDA_Pmon_1 PmonScaffold_20010, whole genome shotgun sequence.
tgtgtgtgtgtgtgtgtgtaaatatatatttatatatataattatatatgtatatatacacacacatatgtacatatatatatatacatatatatatatatatatatatatattatatatatatatatatataaatgtgtgtatatgtgtgtgtgtgtgtgtgtggtgtgtgtgtgttgtgtgtgtgtgtgtgtgtgtggtgtgtgtgtgagtgtgtgagtgtgtggttgtatgtgtgtgtgtgtgtgtgtgtgtgtgtgtgtgttgtgtgtgtgtgtgtgtgtgtgtgttttgtgtgtgtataaacatatatttatgtatataattatatatgtatatatatacacacacatatgcacacacacacacacacacacacacacacacacacacacacacacacacacacacacacacacacacacatatatatatatataacatatatatattaatatatatatatatatatatatatatatatatatatatatatatataatatgtaaatgtgtgtgtggtgtgtgtgtatatatatatatgtgtgtgtgtgtgttgtgtgtgtgtgtgataatatcatttgcatgataatattatttacaatgcCGTTGTACTGCATGGGTTCGTCAAGGTCCTCGTAGTTTCCAGGGACTCTGCATGAAAACGGAACCGTCTTCCCCGACCATCACGTCTCCCCAACTTGTCACATTTTTCGATCTTGGTGATGTTGCAGAAGTTCAGTCTTGGCTTGATTACGTAGGCCAAACCTGAAAGGAAggtataaaaaagggagaaacagcaTGATGTTTCGAATGATAACTTTCAATGAATCAATACTGGAACCCCGTATAATGTATCAGCCTCAGGCGCCGAGTCGTCTTCAGTTATGCATCGTGGTGAAGCTCGGTTAATCTTAATCTTTCACTAAAAATGGCAATTGACGGCCCATACCTTGATTGAAGTCGTGTACGCGTCTGGTGAGGTTCTCGAAGCGACGTTCGTTTCTTGTAACGTAAAAGGGAGTGTAGTCCATGCGGGTGATCCTCGTGTCCCAGTCGTACCATTCCTGTTGGAATCGTAGTAAGGTGTGAACAGCGGAAGACTTAGGGAAAATATTCATCTCAACATGTGTCTCTTATCACGGCACCTTTGGAATTCTGTTTCTGATAATGTTCTTTGAAAACAAATACTTCTCTCCCCTGAAAGGTTAAAGATTACAGTGCCGTCTTCGGGATACGTGAGAATAACTTACATCTTTTGGAAATATTCCACGAAAACGCAAAAGAAATGTATCATTATCTCCGCTTGGAAAAGGGATGTTCACACCAGTAATGTGTTCTGATTTGTAGCTGAAGGACTGGACGGTCTTTGGAGGACTGAGGTAGGTTTTCCTGTCGGTACAGTAGACGTCCTGTGGGGGCTGTTAATAAGCAAGAAATGTGACACGTGttaggtaacaataataatagcaatagcagtagtattagtattggtaatgacaaaatgataacaatgataataataatggtaataatgatgatgatgatgatgatgatgataataatgatgatgataataataataataataataataataataataataataataataataataataataataataataataataataataataataataataataatgataataataataataatgataataataa
It includes:
- the LOC119569933 gene encoding uncharacterized protein LOC119569933, with the translated sequence MGATGILEFGPQFNYTARELVQDCHGIDCDVFETCLDKPEEGLSVLYTYYWSNKEWNLQNNKEPVPIAVEIYANGAVAGQTDGEIMVRYDFFDFQREFRPSRYVLEPPQDVYCTDRKTYLSPPKTVQSFSYKSEHITGVNIPFPSGDNDTFLLRFRGIFPKDEWYDWDTRITRMDYTPFYVTRNERRFENLTRRVHDFNQGLAYVIKPRLNFCNITKIEKCDKLGRRDGRGRRFRFHAESLETTRTLTNPCSTTAL